A DNA window from Peromyscus leucopus breed LL Stock chromosome 3, UCI_PerLeu_2.1, whole genome shotgun sequence contains the following coding sequences:
- the Gcfc2 gene encoding GC-rich sequence DNA-binding factor 2 isoform X5 — MALRPQRTFRRRQVESSDSDSEGAEERPAEEPAEPCGPSAGGRAEGAAEPARRARGSRGRGRVWASSRRSPGTASRRDCDAGVLLESRTVDLSTDEEEETHPSPEKKADQSPSSSSSSSLEEKEVSPIVQIPDAAFIQEAHRKRELARAPGDYISLDVHHPPTTSDRKRSNEEDPDSDPDDCENRILFAPKPQTLRQRMAEETSIRNEEASEESQEDENQDIWEQQQMRKAVKIIEGQNIDLSRSSESQTLKKFDTSISFPPVNLEIIKKQLNNRLSSLRN; from the exons ATGGCTCTGAGGCCTCAGAGGACTTTCAGGCGGCGCCAGGTCGAGTCCAGCGACAGCGACAGCGAAGGCGCGGAGGAGCGGCCTGCAGAGGAGCCGGCGGAGCCATGCGGGCCGTCTGCAGGCGGCAGAGCAGAGGGAGCGGCGGAACCGGCGCGCAGGGCCCGCGGCAGCCGGGGCCGAGGTCGGGTGTGGGCGAGTTCCCGGCGCAGCCCGGGAACTGCTTCCCGCCGGGACTGCGACGCAG GTGTCCTCTTAGAATCCAGAACAGTTGATCTCTCAacggatgaagaggaagaaacacaTCCCTCACCGGAAAAGAAGGCTGATCAGAGTCCATCCTCCAGCAGCTCTAGttctctggaagaaaaagaagtttcaCCCATAG TTCAGATCCCGGATGCAGCTTTTATTCAGGAAGCCCACAGAAAGCGTGAGCTGGCCAGGGCCCCAGGGGACTACATTTCCCTGGATGTACACCATCCCCCCACCACTTCTGACAGAAAGAGAAGCAATGAAGAGGACCCAGACAGTGATCCTGATGACTGTGAAAATAGAATACTATTTGCCCCAAAGCCTCAAACACTCAGACAAAGAATGGCTGAAGAAACAT CAATCAGAAATGAAGAAGCGAGTGAGGAGAGTCAGGAGGATGAAAATCAAGACATTTGGGAACAACAGCAAATGAGGAAAGCAGTCAAGATCATAGAG GGACAAAACATAGACCTTTCCCGCAGCAGTGAATCTCAAACATTGAAGAAGTTTGATACTTCCATTTCATTTCCACCAGTAAATTtggaaattataaagaaacaGTTAAATAATAG